From Elaeis guineensis isolate ETL-2024a chromosome 16, EG11, whole genome shotgun sequence, a single genomic window includes:
- the LOC105059036 gene encoding uncharacterized protein, whose protein sequence is MDSIAKASGCGDVGVLVLDYGSQYTHLITRRIRQLSVFTLCISGTSSLSFIAEHKPRVVILSGGPHSVHVDGAPSFPDGFIRYAEENGVYVLGICYGMQLIVQKLGGEVAIGKKQEYGKMEISVEEECGLYGPEALCGTQTVWMSHGDEVVKLPEGFTVVARSLQGSVAAIENHSRRFYGLQYHPEVTHSPQGMETLRHFLFDVCGVTANWKMQDRLEEEIKSIKRTVGPDEHVICALSGGVDSAVAATLVHKAIGDRLHCVFVDNGLLRYKERERVMSTFESNLHLPVTCIDATDQFLSKLRGVKDPECKRKIIGREFICIFDDFAQELEKKLGKKPAFLVQGTLYPDVIESCPPPGSGTTHSHTIKSHHNVGGLPKDMKLELIEPLKLFFKDEVRKLGSILNVPESFLKRHPFPGPGLAVRVLGDVTEGNALEILRQVDEIFIQSIKDAGLYDSIWQAFAVFLPVQSVGVQGDQRTHSHVVVLRAITSEDGMTADWYYFDHKFLVDVVRKICNNVRGVNRVCQDITSKPPATVEWE, encoded by the exons ATGGATTCCATAGCGAAGGCCTCTGGCTGCGGCGACGTGGGCGTGCTCGTCCTGGACTACGGCTCCCAGTACACCCACCTTATCACCCGCCGGATCCGGCAGCTCTCCGTCTTCACCCTCTGCATCTCCGGCACCTCCTCCCTCTCTTTCATCGCCGAGCACAAGCCCCGCGTCGTCATCCTCTCGGGCGGGCCCCACTCCGTCCACGTCGACGGCGCCCCCTCGTTCCCCGACGGCTTCATCCGGTACGCTGAGGAGAACGGCGTGTACGTGCTCGGGATCTGCTACGGTATGCAGCTGATCGTCCAGAAACTCGGAGGAGAGGTCGCCATCGGAAAGAAGCAAGAATATGGGAAGATGGAGATCTCGGTGGAGGAGGAGTGCGGGCTTTATGGGCCGGAGGCCCTCTGCGGGACTCAGACGGTGTGGATGAGCCATGGTGACGAAGTGGTGAAGTTGCCCGAGGGATTCACGGTGGTTGCGAGAAGTTTGCAGGGATCGGTGGCGGCGATTGAGAACCACTCCAGAAGGTTTTACGGGCTTCAGTACCATCCGGAG GTGACGCATTCACCTCAAGGAATGGAAACACTACGGCATTTTCTTTTTGATGTTTGTGGGGTAACTGCTAATTGGAAGATGCAAGATAGACTTGAAGAAGAAATAAAGTCCATCAAACGAACAGTAGGACCTGATGAACATGTCATTTGTGCATTATCCGGTGGAGTAGATTCTGCTGTTGCGGCTACTCTTGTTCATAAGGCAATTGGAGATAGGCTGCACTGTGTCTTTGTTGACAATGGATTATTGAG GTATAAGGAGAGAGAACGAGTGATGTCAACCTTTGAGAGCAACTTGCATTTGCCAGTTACTTGCATTGACGCAACCGATCAATTTCTTAGTAAGCTTAGAGGTGTTAAAGACCCAGAATGTAAAAGAAAAATCATCGGAAGGGAGTTCATAtgtatttttgatgattttgctCAAGAGTTGGAAAAAAAATTGGGAAAGAAACCTGCTTTCTTGGTCCAGGGAACTCTGTATCCTGATGTGATCGAGTCATGCCCTCCTCCTGGAAGTGGAACAACTCACTCCCACACAATCAAGAGCCATCATAATGTTGGAGGACTTCCAAAGGACATGAAGCTAGAGCTCATTGAACCACTTAAACTCTTCTTTAAAGATGAG GTACGAAAACTGGGGAGTATTCTGAATGTTCCTGAATCATTTTTGAAGAGACACCCATTCCCTGGGCCTGGCCTTGCTGTTCGTGTCTTGGGTGATGTTACAGAAGGAAATGCCTTGGAGATTCTACGCCAG GTTGATGAGATATTCATTCAGTCAATAAAAGATGCTGGCCTTTATGATTCCATCTGGCAAGCTTTCGCTGTGTTTTTGCCAGTACAATCAGTTGGGGTTCAAGGTGACCAGAGAACCCATTCTCATGTAGTTGTTCTTAGAGCAATTACTAGTGAGGATGGAATGACTGCAGACTG GTATTATTTTGACCACAAATTTCTTGTTGATGTGGTTCGAAAGATATGCAATAACGTCCGGGGTGTAAACAGAGTCTGCCAGGACATTACATCAAAACCACCAGCGACTGTCGAATGGGAATAA
- the LOC105059037 gene encoding LOW QUALITY PROTEIN: uncharacterized protein (The sequence of the model RefSeq protein was modified relative to this genomic sequence to represent the inferred CDS: inserted 1 base in 1 codon): MASLRAPPSSFQLRLGRGSREISSVVLRIRMRPPHRRIRLVCAAGAAAIDGGKSHSWADGDPRPDCFSGWSAXPEISGSKKKGGLGRILEAGLVGIFLAAGVTFTSLHLKSGTGVKQEMKSLTTEQEVLLSSDDQGTQVDLVGNGSYAVLSDKEGNMEDCKSQHDRAFTVPPGKVVVPPVVDQVQGQALRALQVLKVIEDDVQPGDLCTRREYARWLVAASSSLSRYACSKVYPAMYIENMTELAFDDVTPDDPDFALIQGLAEAGLISSKLSSEDAVLFSPESPLSRQDLVSWKMALEEKLLPEVDINHLYQCSGFIDIDKINPDAWPALVADLSAGDQSITALAFGFTRLFQPNKPVTKAQAAIAIASGDTAEAISDELARIEAESLAERVVNADTALVDQVKQDLNASYEKDCAIEREKINALEKLAEEARVELEKLRTEREEKNDALMCGRAAVEAEMEALSRLRLEVEEQLLSLLNDKIEISLEKDRISKLRKEAERENQVIARLEYELEVERKALSMARCWAEEEAKRARKQARDLEEARKQREKYGVEVIVDEDLQDDASTGLTWLGAWKPPPMEGMITRAEKIVEKLKAMAAELKLKSNIVIEKFIQKIVSLIRALKRSVSNASKYVQEIHSTIISKARKSVNELCYNASGLSPSVVHRARRTVEDCREGLEIIRQKFKS, from the exons ATGGCTTCGTTAAGGGCTCCGCCGAGCTCTTTCCAGCTACGGCTCGGACGCGGGTCTAGAGAAATCTCCTCCGTCGTCCTCCGGATTCGAATGCGTCCGCCCCATCGCCGCATCCGCCTGGTCTGCGCCGCCGGAGCGGCGGCCATAGATGGAGGAAAGAGCCACTCGTGGGCCGACGGCGACCCCCGGCCAGATTGTTTCTCTGGGTGGTCCG CCCCGGAGATTAGCGGCTCCAAGAAGAAGGGAGGGCTTGGAA GGATTCTGGAAGCTGGACTTGTTGGAATCTTTTTAGCTGCAGGAGTTACATTTACGTCATTACATTTGAAAAGTGGAACTG GAGTCAAACAGGAGATGAAATCTCTAACAACTGAACAGGAGGTGTTACTGTCTTCTGATGATCAGGGCACACAAGTTGATCTAGTGGGAAATGGGTCTTATGCTGTATTATCAGACAAGGAAGGCAACATGGAAGACTGTAAATCTCAGCATGACAGAG CCTTTACGGTGCCTCCTGGAAAAGTTGTAGTTCCACCAGTAGTTGACCAAGTTCAGGGGCAAGCATTGAGAGCACTGCAAGTTCTAAAG GTTATTGAGGATGATGTTCAACCTGGTGACTTGTGTACTCGTCGTGAGTATGCTCGATGGTTGGTAGCTGCAAGTAGTTCACTTTCAAg GTACGCTTGTTCAAAAGTTTACCCTGCAATGTATATAGAGAACATGACTGAACTTGCATTTGATGATGTCACTCCTGACGACCCTGATTTTGCATTAATTCAAG GCTTGGCAGAAGCTGGACTTATCTCGAGCAAGCTCTCATCTGAGGATGCTGTCCTTTTTTCACCAGAAAG CCCCCTATCACGCCAAGATCTTGTGAGTTGGAAGATGGCTTTGGAGGAAAAACTTCTTCCAGAAGTTGACATAAAT CACCTGTACCAGTGCTCTGGTTTTATAGACATCGATAAAATAAACCCAGATGCTTGGCCTGCTTTGGTAGCTGATCTGTCTGCTGGAGACCAGAGCATCACTGCTCTTGCTTTTG GGTTCACTAGACTATTTCAACCCAATAAACCAGTCACAAAAGCTCAAGCTGCTATTGCTATTGCAAGTGGTGACACTGCTGAGGCTATCAGCGATGAACTAGCACGCATTGAAGCAGAATCATTGGCTGAAAGAGTGGTGAATGCGGATACTGCTTTAGTAGATCAAGTTAAGCAAGACCTTAATGCAAGCTATGAGAAAGATTGTGCCATTGAAAGGGAAAAGATAAATGCTCTGGAGAAATTGGCTGAAGAAGCAAGGGTGGAATTGGAAAAACTAAGAactgaaagagaggaaaaaaacgaTGCCCTTATGTGTGGGCGGGCAGCTGTTGAAGCAGAGATGGAGGCCCTTTCAAGGCTAAGGCTTGAGGTCGAGGAGCAGTTGCTGAGCTTGCTGAATGACAAGATAGAGATATCTCTTGAGAAGGACAGAATAAGCAAACTTAGAAAGGAAGCAGAAAGAGAGAACCAGGTCATTGCCCGGTTAGAATATGAGCTGGAAGTTGAGAGGAAGGCGTTGTCCATGGCCAG GTGCTGGGCAGAGGAGGAAGCTAAAAGAGCAAGGAAGCAGGCCAGAGATCTAGAGGAGGCCCGAAAACAGCGGGAGAAGTATGGCGTCGAAGTCATTGTTGATGAAGATCTTCAGGATGATGCTTCCACTGGACTCACATGGCTTGGAGCTTGGAAACCGCCTCCGATGGAAGGAATGATTACCAGAGCTGAAAAGATTGTGGAGAAACTTAAGGCAATGGCCGCCGAATTGAAATTAAAGTCTAATATTGTGAtagaaaaatttattcaaaagatAGTGTCTTTAATTAGGGCTTTGAAGCGGTCAGTTTCAAATGCTTCCAAGTATGTCCAAGAGATCCATAGTACTATCATTTCAAAGGCAAGAAAATCAGTCAATGAGCTTTGTTATAATGCTTCTGGATTAAGCCCAAGTGTTGTCCATAGGGCAAGGAGGACTGTTGAAGATTGCAGGGAAGGCCTTGAGATAATCAGGCAGAAATTCAAGAGTTGA